One stretch of Pontiella desulfatans DNA includes these proteins:
- a CDS encoding sialate O-acetylesterase: protein MPEEPVKWNYVPSTLYNGMVHSLVPYAVKGAIWYQGESNTGHFPEEYEHRFSTLIDAWRKQWDQKVPSLRIDCS from the coding sequence ATGCCTGAAGAGCCTGTCAAGTGGAACTATGTTCCTTCAACACTGTATAACGGGATGGTGCATTCATTGGTACCTTATGCCGTCAAGGGTGCAATCTGGTACCAAGGCGAGTCGAACACCGGTCATTTCCCGGAAGAATACGAACACCGGTTTTCAACGCTGATAGACGCCTGGCGGAAGCAGTGGGACCAGAAGGTGCCTTCCCTGCGGATCGACTGCTCCTGA
- a CDS encoding glycosyl hydrolase: protein MEDKLNNTFKNPDSIHRGAPFWSWNNRLDTDQLIRQIDCLKAMGMGGFHIHPRTGLDTEYLSDEFFDKVKACRNHAEANDMLTWLYDEDRWPSGSAGGLVTQDERFRARHLLFIATPYAADEGHGPSEDYSSLAHRTGNGHWLASYEIHLVDGRLAAYRRLAEGEAAAEDALVRHAYLEVAEPSSWFNNQTYVDTLNQEAMERFIEVTHERYYREVGESFGKSIPAIFTDEPQFSHKQSLPRAESQEDVTLPWTEDLPETFAKTYGGNILDTLPEIFWELPDGAASVWRYRYHDHVCERFTRAFSDTLGDWCRIHGIALTGHLMAEHSLQSQTKALGESMRGYRSFQIPGIDVLLDRCEEEFPTAKQAQSAAHQYGCSGVLSELYGVTNWDFDFPGHKRQGDWQAALGVTYRVHHLSHVSLAGEAKRDYPASINYQSPWHKEYPVVEDHFARVNVMLSSGRPKVRIGVIHPIESYWLCSGPINQTEDERAERESNFLDLLQWLLYGFLDFDFISESLLPNQANTPKHGGFAVGEMEYDVVLVPGLRTIRSTTLARLEAFSEAGGTVIFAGEIPTLVDAMPSDAPANLAQKSLCVSYNASRITSALESFREVGLLDRKGVQIQSCLHQLRQDEKGQTLFICNTDPNRFDGDLALAGRFDDRTYTLLPTTELTLSLKGEWRLDLLDTSNGETTALAANYRNGQTLLPCAMEKHGHLLLSMTPGRREQGASIAPRLMQELGRLRGPVPITLSEPNVLLLDFCTYSIDGQDWQSQVPVLDMDPLLHEKFGMPLVGGEMAQPWADCEPVSHVATVRLRFTIESRVAVAAPRLALENRAGTEILFDGQPVNQTVTGYFTDEAIETVALPDFEAGQHTIELVIDYNRKTSIEWCYLLGDFGVEVRGDRAVITEAVHELAFGDWTGQDLPFYAGNVTYHCTLPMGGDGLSLRIKHFAGPVVTLTRNGATEPLAFAPHRAELGQVEAGDAVDLTVFGNRANAFGQVHSVDAVPWWGPGSWRTTGDEWADEYQLFPMGLLTAPILETRAP, encoded by the coding sequence ATGGAAGATAAACTGAACAACACCTTTAAAAACCCGGATAGCATCCATCGGGGTGCCCCCTTCTGGTCGTGGAACAACCGGCTGGACACGGATCAATTGATACGGCAGATCGACTGCCTCAAGGCGATGGGAATGGGCGGCTTTCACATCCACCCGCGCACCGGCCTGGATACCGAATACCTGAGCGACGAATTCTTCGACAAGGTCAAAGCCTGCCGGAATCACGCCGAAGCAAACGATATGCTGACCTGGCTCTACGACGAGGATCGCTGGCCGTCGGGATCGGCGGGCGGATTGGTGACGCAGGACGAACGCTTTCGCGCACGCCATCTGCTCTTTATCGCAACGCCTTACGCGGCGGATGAAGGGCACGGACCGAGTGAAGACTATTCATCGCTGGCACACCGCACGGGGAATGGCCATTGGCTGGCCAGCTATGAAATTCACCTGGTCGACGGTCGGCTGGCAGCGTATCGCCGCCTGGCCGAGGGCGAGGCGGCGGCGGAGGACGCGCTAGTGCGGCATGCCTATCTGGAGGTTGCGGAACCCTCGAGCTGGTTCAACAACCAGACCTATGTGGACACCTTGAACCAGGAGGCCATGGAGCGCTTTATCGAGGTGACCCACGAGCGTTATTACCGGGAAGTCGGGGAGTCGTTCGGTAAAAGCATTCCCGCCATCTTTACCGATGAGCCGCAGTTTTCCCACAAGCAAAGCCTGCCCCGGGCGGAGAGCCAGGAGGATGTCACACTGCCTTGGACCGAAGACCTTCCGGAAACCTTTGCAAAAACCTATGGCGGTAACATCCTGGATACCCTGCCCGAAATTTTCTGGGAACTGCCGGATGGCGCGGCGTCGGTCTGGCGCTATCGCTACCACGATCATGTCTGCGAGCGGTTTACCCGGGCTTTTTCCGATACCCTCGGTGACTGGTGCAGGATACATGGCATCGCCCTGACCGGACACCTGATGGCCGAGCATTCACTACAAAGCCAAACCAAGGCACTCGGCGAGTCGATGCGCGGCTACCGCTCCTTTCAGATTCCCGGCATCGACGTGCTGCTCGACCGCTGCGAAGAAGAGTTTCCCACCGCCAAACAGGCCCAATCGGCGGCCCATCAATACGGCTGTAGCGGCGTACTGAGCGAACTCTACGGCGTCACCAACTGGGACTTCGACTTCCCCGGCCATAAACGGCAGGGCGACTGGCAGGCGGCGCTAGGAGTCACCTACCGCGTTCACCACCTCTCCCATGTATCGCTGGCCGGCGAGGCCAAACGTGACTATCCCGCATCGATCAATTATCAATCGCCCTGGCACAAAGAGTATCCGGTGGTGGAGGATCATTTCGCCCGCGTGAATGTGATGCTGAGCAGCGGCAGGCCCAAAGTGCGGATCGGAGTGATACATCCGATCGAATCCTACTGGCTCTGCAGCGGCCCGATCAATCAGACCGAAGACGAGCGCGCGGAGCGTGAGAGCAACTTCCTCGACCTGCTTCAGTGGTTGCTTTACGGCTTCCTTGACTTTGACTTTATCAGCGAATCGCTGTTGCCCAACCAGGCCAACACACCGAAACACGGCGGCTTTGCCGTGGGAGAAATGGAGTATGATGTTGTTCTGGTTCCGGGACTCCGCACCATCCGCTCTACGACGCTGGCGCGTTTGGAAGCCTTTTCCGAGGCCGGCGGTACCGTTATTTTTGCCGGCGAGATACCAACGCTGGTTGATGCCATGCCCAGTGATGCGCCAGCCAATCTCGCTCAGAAAAGCCTGTGCGTTTCCTATAACGCATCGCGAATAACCTCCGCTCTGGAGTCCTTCCGGGAGGTGGGCCTGCTGGACCGCAAGGGGGTGCAGATTCAAAGCTGCCTGCATCAATTGCGGCAAGACGAAAAAGGGCAAACGCTCTTTATTTGTAATACAGACCCGAACCGGTTTGACGGTGATTTAGCGCTCGCCGGAAGATTTGACGACAGGACCTATACCCTCCTGCCAACGACTGAACTGACGCTCAGCCTTAAGGGAGAGTGGAGACTGGACTTATTGGACACCAGCAACGGAGAGACGACTGCTTTGGCAGCGAATTATCGAAACGGTCAAACGCTGCTTCCCTGCGCTATGGAAAAGCATGGGCACCTGCTGCTGTCGATGACCCCCGGTCGCCGGGAACAGGGTGCGTCGATCGCGCCGCGGTTGATGCAGGAATTGGGGCGGTTACGCGGCCCTGTGCCGATCACGCTCAGCGAGCCTAACGTTCTGCTGCTGGACTTTTGCACCTATTCCATCGACGGTCAGGATTGGCAATCCCAAGTGCCGGTGTTGGACATGGACCCTCTCCTGCACGAAAAGTTCGGCATGCCCTTGGTCGGTGGTGAGATGGCGCAACCCTGGGCCGACTGCGAACCAGTATCCCATGTGGCAACGGTGCGTCTCCGCTTTACTATCGAAAGTCGTGTTGCAGTCGCCGCGCCCCGATTGGCGCTGGAAAACCGGGCGGGCACGGAAATTCTTTTCGATGGTCAACCCGTAAACCAGACGGTTACCGGCTACTTCACGGATGAAGCGATCGAAACCGTCGCCCTGCCCGATTTTGAGGCGGGACAACACACCATCGAACTGGTCATCGACTATAATCGGAAAACCTCCATTGAGTGGTGTTATCTACTGGGCGATTTCGGTGTCGAGGTTCGCGGCGATCGCGCGGTGATTACCGAAGCGGTGCATGAGCTAGCCTTCGGCGACTGGACCGGCCAGGATCTTCCCTTCTATGCCGGCAATGTAACCTATCACTGCACGTTGCCCATGGGCGGTGACGGGCTCAGCCTGCGCATCAAGCACTTTGCAGGCCCCGTCGTTACGCTGACGAGAAACGGTGCCACCGAGCCGCTGGCCTTCGCGCCGCATCGCGCGGAGCTGGGCCAAGTTGAAGCGGGCGACGCGGTCGACCTCACGGTCTTTGGAAATCGGGCAAATGCCTTCGGGCAGGTCCACAGCGTGGATGCCGTTCCCTGGTGGGGACCGGGAAGCTGGCGGACAACGGGCGATGAATGGGCGGATGAATACCAACTCTTTCCCATGGGGCTGCTGACGGCACCCATACTCGAAACCCGGGCACCCTAA
- the galB gene encoding beta-galactosidase GalB — translation MILNTSVRSRISLNGGWRFLVVPEGNTSPESACEADFDDSGWRTVNLPHDWAIEGPFDIKLDGATGKLPWRRQGWYRKTFTLPATDSGKRIFLDIDGAMANSTIYLNGKKAGGRPYGYMPFRTELTELLNFGGENVLAVHLNTAKWGSRWYPGAGIYRNVWLVKTHPVSIGRWGVHIQTPEISDREGTVTLDVTLENRSDEPVSVRVQSMVYEYGPDAQPGKVVGKSASCTLSIPPEGSKVAAQKVAVPSPKRWELTDPQRYLSVTEVFVQDRLVDTFLQPFGFRTLDFTANEGFRLNGQRVAVQGVCMHHDLGPLGTAFNTRAFERQMEIMKEMGVNALRTSHNPPAPEVLEICDRMGILVQVETFDCWRWSKTPNDYSAWFDEWHERDLGDIMRMARNHPSVFMWCLGNEVNELESPEGIEIVQRLKSIARRYDTSCPVTVGSNRPQASINGFQKHVDVFGFNYFPAYYDVFQRHEENRGRPFVGTETASCISSRGEYFFPVFDDFRGRPSGGYPGRSACGSDDVDEKISRGTGGDFQMSSYDVGAPGWAATPDYEFMMLDKNPAAHGEFVWTGFDYIGEPTPYNDDMTNLLNFSDPEKQAEMKAEMNRLGNVNVPSRSSYFGIVDLCGFRKDRFYMYQARWRPEWPMAHLLPHWNWPERVGKVTPVHLYTSGDEAELFVNGTSLGRKKKGEFEYRLRWNDVCYQPGELKAVAYKNGKKWAEDIVKTAGNAARLSMSADRVRIAADGYDLSFITVRVTDQDGTLVPRTHNTVKYTLEGPGEIVAVGNGNPNSHESFQSTERRVFNGLALVVVRSVKGRCGTVRIRAAAQGLECAAITLRSGMGVETSEKNEK, via the coding sequence ATGATATTGAATACATCTGTCCGGAGCCGCATATCGCTGAATGGGGGGTGGCGGTTTCTGGTTGTTCCTGAGGGGAATACCAGTCCTGAGTCGGCGTGTGAGGCTGATTTTGATGATTCCGGCTGGCGCACCGTAAACCTGCCGCACGACTGGGCAATTGAAGGGCCGTTTGATATTAAACTCGACGGAGCGACCGGAAAACTTCCATGGCGCAGGCAGGGCTGGTACCGCAAAACCTTCACGCTGCCTGCCACGGATTCCGGGAAGCGGATCTTTCTGGATATCGACGGGGCCATGGCCAACTCGACGATCTATTTGAATGGTAAAAAGGCGGGCGGCCGCCCCTACGGGTATATGCCGTTCCGCACGGAGCTGACCGAGCTACTCAACTTCGGGGGAGAAAATGTGCTGGCCGTTCACCTGAATACCGCGAAGTGGGGTTCACGCTGGTATCCGGGCGCCGGTATCTACCGCAATGTATGGCTGGTGAAGACCCATCCGGTATCCATCGGCCGGTGGGGCGTGCATATTCAGACCCCGGAGATCAGCGACCGGGAGGGAACGGTAACACTGGATGTCACGCTTGAAAACCGATCGGACGAACCTGTTTCGGTCAGGGTTCAATCGATGGTGTATGAGTACGGACCCGATGCTCAGCCGGGGAAGGTAGTCGGGAAAAGTGCGTCATGCACGCTTTCCATTCCACCTGAAGGCAGCAAGGTTGCGGCTCAGAAGGTCGCGGTGCCGTCGCCGAAACGGTGGGAACTTACCGACCCGCAGCGTTATCTCTCGGTGACTGAAGTGTTCGTCCAGGACCGGCTGGTGGATACCTTTCTTCAGCCTTTCGGTTTCCGCACGCTGGACTTTACCGCGAATGAAGGCTTCCGCCTGAACGGACAGCGCGTTGCGGTTCAGGGGGTGTGTATGCATCATGACCTGGGTCCGCTCGGAACGGCCTTCAATACCCGTGCGTTTGAGCGGCAGATGGAAATTATGAAAGAGATGGGAGTGAACGCCCTGCGCACCTCCCACAATCCGCCCGCGCCGGAGGTGCTGGAGATCTGCGACCGCATGGGCATTCTGGTGCAGGTCGAAACCTTTGATTGCTGGCGCTGGAGTAAAACACCGAACGACTACAGCGCCTGGTTCGATGAATGGCATGAGCGCGACCTCGGCGACATCATGCGGATGGCGCGCAACCATCCTTCGGTCTTTATGTGGTGCCTGGGCAATGAGGTGAATGAGCTGGAAAGCCCGGAGGGTATCGAGATTGTACAACGCCTGAAATCCATTGCCAGGCGGTACGATACGAGCTGTCCGGTTACCGTCGGTTCCAACAGGCCGCAGGCGTCGATCAATGGATTCCAGAAACATGTCGACGTGTTCGGATTCAATTATTTTCCCGCTTATTACGACGTGTTCCAGCGGCATGAGGAAAACCGGGGGCGCCCGTTTGTCGGGACAGAAACCGCATCGTGCATCAGTTCGCGCGGTGAATACTTCTTTCCGGTTTTCGATGACTTCAGGGGGAGGCCCTCCGGCGGCTATCCCGGCAGGAGCGCATGCGGGTCCGATGATGTTGATGAAAAAATCAGCCGCGGAACCGGCGGGGATTTCCAGATGTCCAGTTATGATGTGGGTGCACCCGGTTGGGCGGCGACCCCGGATTATGAGTTTATGATGCTGGATAAAAATCCGGCGGCGCATGGGGAATTTGTCTGGACCGGTTTTGATTATATCGGCGAGCCGACGCCTTATAACGATGACATGACCAACCTGCTTAACTTCAGCGATCCGGAGAAGCAGGCGGAGATGAAGGCGGAGATGAACCGGCTGGGGAACGTCAACGTGCCCTCGCGCAGCAGCTATTTCGGGATTGTTGATCTCTGCGGATTCAGGAAGGACCGCTTCTACATGTATCAGGCGCGCTGGCGTCCGGAGTGGCCGATGGCGCATCTGCTGCCGCACTGGAACTGGCCGGAGCGCGTCGGCAAGGTGACGCCTGTGCATCTCTACACATCCGGCGACGAAGCGGAGTTGTTCGTGAACGGAACATCGTTGGGGCGCAAAAAGAAGGGTGAATTCGAATACCGCCTGCGCTGGAATGACGTTTGTTATCAGCCCGGTGAGTTGAAAGCGGTGGCCTATAAGAATGGGAAAAAGTGGGCGGAAGATATTGTAAAGACCGCCGGCAACGCTGCGCGGCTTTCCATGTCGGCTGACCGTGTGCGAATCGCTGCCGACGGATATGACCTTTCGTTTATCACCGTTCGGGTGACTGACCAGGACGGCACCCTCGTTCCGCGCACGCACAACACGGTGAAATATACCCTTGAGGGGCCGGGCGAAATTGTGGCCGTCGGGAACGGCAATCCGAACAGCCATGAGTCGTTTCAGTCCACGGAGCGCCGGGTGTTTAACGGCCTGGCTCTCGTGGTTGTCCGTTCAGTGAAAGGGCGCTGTGGAACGGTACGGATCCGTGCAGCAGCACAGGGACTGGAGTGCGCAGCAATAACGCTTCGGTCCGGCATGGGCGTTGAAACTTCGGAGAAGAACGAGAAATGA
- a CDS encoding sulfatase gives MNLIKTGMMAIGLCVGSGGFVMGQDVRPAGPEQGTPNVVFVLIDDLGWTDLGCFGSGFYETPNIDRLCAEGVKFTQAYAACPVCSPTRAAIMTGKYPARLDLTDFLIGRRTGKLLPAEYIEAMPLEEVTLAEAFKAAGYTTFFAGKWHLGEEERFWPNAHGFDINKGGWKAGAPSYRIKDSDGNETRTEKTFYGGYFTPYQNPHLPDGPPGEYLTDRLSDETVGFIRTHRDEPFFLYLSHYAVHNPQQAPQALIDKYEAKLGRVDACPGAEFTPEHKTKNRMLQNQPVYAAMVESVDESVGRILDELESLGLDKNTIIVFTSDNGGLSTSEGHPTSNAPLRAGKGWLYEGGIRVPLIVKCPGAEAGRACDTPVISTDFYPTLLELAGLTLREEQHADGVSFAELLRSGVAPNRASLYWHYPHYGNQGGWPGSVVRAGDFKLIERHEDGRLELYDLKNDVGERKNLVEEMPEKAAELRALLMEWHRKTKANMPRPNPDFLNDGIK, from the coding sequence ATGAATCTGATAAAAACAGGAATGATGGCCATCGGTCTATGTGTGGGATCGGGGGGCTTTGTGATGGGTCAGGATGTACGGCCGGCAGGCCCGGAGCAGGGAACGCCGAATGTGGTTTTTGTTCTTATTGATGATCTGGGATGGACCGACCTCGGCTGTTTCGGCAGCGGCTTTTATGAAACCCCGAATATTGACCGGCTGTGTGCGGAGGGCGTGAAGTTTACGCAGGCCTATGCGGCCTGCCCGGTCTGTTCGCCGACACGTGCGGCCATCATGACCGGAAAGTATCCTGCGCGGCTGGATCTTACCGATTTTCTGATCGGCCGCCGTACAGGGAAGCTGCTGCCCGCCGAATATATTGAGGCGATGCCGCTGGAGGAGGTTACCCTGGCGGAGGCATTCAAGGCGGCGGGCTATACCACCTTCTTTGCCGGCAAGTGGCACCTGGGCGAAGAGGAGCGCTTCTGGCCGAATGCGCACGGATTTGATATTAACAAGGGCGGTTGGAAGGCCGGGGCTCCGTCGTATCGGATCAAGGACAGCGACGGAAACGAGACCCGCACCGAGAAGACGTTTTACGGCGGATACTTTACGCCCTATCAGAATCCGCACCTGCCGGATGGTCCGCCCGGTGAATATCTGACCGACCGGTTGAGCGACGAAACAGTCGGTTTTATCCGGACGCATCGCGATGAACCGTTCTTTCTCTATCTTTCGCATTATGCGGTACATAATCCCCAGCAGGCCCCACAGGCCCTCATCGATAAATATGAGGCGAAACTGGGCCGAGTTGATGCCTGCCCCGGAGCGGAATTCACACCGGAGCATAAAACAAAAAATCGTATGCTGCAAAACCAGCCGGTTTATGCCGCCATGGTGGAGAGCGTGGATGAAAGTGTCGGGCGGATCCTGGATGAACTGGAGAGCCTCGGACTCGATAAAAACACGATCATTGTTTTCACCAGTGACAACGGCGGCCTGTCGACCTCAGAGGGGCATCCCACCTCGAATGCACCCTTGCGGGCCGGTAAAGGATGGTTGTACGAGGGCGGAATCCGCGTGCCGCTGATTGTGAAATGTCCGGGAGCTGAGGCCGGCCGTGCATGCGACACTCCTGTGATCAGTACAGATTTTTATCCGACCCTGCTTGAGCTGGCCGGACTGACCCTGCGTGAGGAACAGCATGCTGACGGAGTCAGCTTTGCGGAACTCCTGCGGAGTGGTGTAGCGCCGAACCGCGCATCACTTTACTGGCACTATCCACACTACGGAAACCAGGGCGGCTGGCCGGGATCGGTGGTCAGGGCAGGGGATTTCAAGCTGATTGAGCGTCACGAAGACGGCAGGCTTGAGCTGTATGACCTGAAAAACGATGTCGGTGAACGGAAAAACCTTGTAGAGGAGATGCCTGAAAAAGCGGCCGAACTTCGGGCTCTGCTCATGGAGTGGCATCGCAAGACCAAAGCCAATATGCCACGCCCCAATCCGGATTTTTTAAATGATGGGATAAAATAA
- a CDS encoding Sip1-related alpha-galactosidase — protein sequence MKTSLMTIKPFTALGTAFLFSSCTFASLDSRLELQLCVGSGSGVHFEKNISALPDGAGAIFTKILVLPSFKRGLYYRPYSDDTIWAAGNRVEAVHFYSAEELAEIAEEKCKLPEGNMGMGNFLILELPDGRYFGILPLVSPRAAAEMDVAEGQLFCRLFTWGTARAEGDYPLFAYATANDPYSVSRICWEQALSAIGHTTRLREEKDYPEPFNYLGWCSWEKFKWNINEENMTAAIKGLKNHEVPFRWFLLDDGYLDLRNKQLLSFGVDPEKFPNGLTPLTKLKDEATIKWMGIWRNFNGINRGVHKEHTMAHLQEHFVAGLPGEHHNEHWILQPNAQASEAFYSEMVGHSKGNGFDFVKVDFQSRAIGLHRGSGNSVYQIHLRNQALGKICDEMNIGLLHCIAQYNLNFFNTHYSALMRSGEDYKKEITNTAIVQQCFDNHLWMGPIVWGDLDSFYSSKDDEALFLSLARAISGGPVYPSDDPGKMNPSIFQPIIYSDGRLLRTLAPGVPLPDSIFSDSLCDESAEQIIAPLKQKVAAIASFNLREDTMVSATISPADYACAGGLIQPYEGLWSVSVDTVIYDWFAKSGRAFIKPIEKNLSALECALHLIAPVQNGWAVIGRSDKYMGAMAVESVEADSGRLTLFLERAGPLVIYAESEPTSDEYSIASLGNGFYELQIPASDEPVSVVLKR from the coding sequence ATGAAAACGTCGCTCATGACGATTAAACCTTTTACCGCCCTTGGCACAGCCTTTCTGTTTTCCAGCTGCACATTCGCTTCCCTCGACAGCAGGCTTGAATTACAACTTTGCGTAGGCAGCGGGAGCGGGGTCCACTTTGAGAAAAATATCTCGGCGCTTCCCGATGGGGCTGGAGCTATCTTTACAAAAATACTGGTCCTCCCGTCGTTCAAACGGGGACTATACTATCGTCCCTACTCCGATGACACGATATGGGCCGCCGGCAATCGCGTCGAGGCTGTGCACTTTTACAGCGCCGAAGAACTCGCAGAAATCGCCGAGGAGAAATGCAAGCTCCCTGAGGGCAATATGGGAATGGGGAATTTTCTCATTCTGGAACTTCCGGACGGTCGCTATTTCGGTATCCTGCCACTGGTCTCTCCCCGGGCTGCCGCGGAGATGGACGTCGCTGAAGGACAACTTTTCTGCCGGCTTTTTACCTGGGGAACAGCCCGGGCGGAGGGCGACTATCCGCTCTTTGCGTATGCCACTGCGAACGATCCATACAGCGTCTCGCGGATCTGCTGGGAACAAGCGCTTTCCGCGATTGGGCACACGACACGACTACGGGAGGAAAAGGACTACCCCGAACCGTTCAACTACCTTGGTTGGTGCAGTTGGGAAAAATTCAAGTGGAACATTAACGAGGAGAACATGACGGCAGCGATCAAAGGCCTGAAAAACCATGAGGTCCCGTTCCGCTGGTTCCTGCTTGATGACGGCTACCTGGACCTGAGGAACAAACAACTCCTCTCTTTTGGCGTCGATCCCGAAAAATTCCCCAACGGCCTGACACCGCTGACCAAACTTAAAGATGAGGCCACCATCAAGTGGATGGGCATCTGGCGAAATTTCAATGGGATCAATCGTGGTGTTCACAAAGAGCACACGATGGCGCATTTGCAGGAACATTTTGTTGCCGGGCTCCCCGGGGAACATCACAACGAACATTGGATTCTTCAGCCGAACGCTCAAGCTTCCGAAGCGTTCTACAGCGAAATGGTCGGGCACTCGAAGGGCAATGGATTCGATTTTGTTAAAGTGGATTTCCAGAGCCGTGCTATTGGCCTGCATCGCGGCTCCGGTAATTCCGTATATCAGATCCATCTTCGTAACCAGGCCCTGGGTAAGATCTGTGATGAAATGAATATTGGTTTGCTCCATTGTATCGCTCAATACAACCTCAACTTCTTCAATACCCACTATTCTGCGCTCATGCGTTCCGGGGAGGACTATAAAAAAGAGATCACCAACACCGCCATCGTCCAGCAGTGTTTCGACAACCACCTGTGGATGGGCCCCATCGTTTGGGGCGACCTCGACAGCTTTTACTCATCCAAAGACGACGAGGCGTTATTCCTTAGTCTGGCTCGAGCCATCTCCGGGGGGCCGGTTTACCCATCGGACGACCCCGGCAAAATGAATCCGTCTATTTTTCAACCCATCATCTACTCCGATGGCCGGTTGCTGCGAACCCTCGCCCCGGGAGTGCCCCTGCCGGATTCGATCTTCTCCGATTCGCTCTGCGATGAGTCTGCCGAACAGATTATCGCCCCCCTGAAACAAAAGGTCGCGGCAATCGCGAGCTTCAACCTTCGGGAAGACACCATGGTGAGTGCCACGATCTCACCTGCCGACTACGCCTGCGCCGGGGGGTTGATCCAACCCTATGAAGGTCTATGGTCTGTTTCGGTGGATACCGTGATCTACGACTGGTTCGCGAAGTCCGGCCGGGCGTTCATAAAACCAATCGAAAAGAATCTGTCCGCTCTTGAATGTGCGCTCCATTTAATCGCTCCAGTCCAAAACGGTTGGGCTGTGATCGGTCGAAGCGACAAGTATATGGGCGCGATGGCGGTTGAGTCGGTTGAAGCGGACTCAGGCCGCCTGACCCTTTTCCTCGAGCGCGCGGGCCCGCTGGTGATCTATGCTGAAAGTGAGCCCACCTCTGACGAATACTCGATTGCGTCCCTCGGCAATGGGTTTTATGAGTTGCAAATTCCAGCTTCCGATGAGCCCGTTTCGGTGGTTTTGAAACGGTGA
- a CDS encoding PEP-CTERM sorting domain-containing protein (PEP-CTERM proteins occur, often in large numbers, in the proteomes of bacteria that also encode an exosortase, a predicted intramembrane cysteine proteinase. The presence of a PEP-CTERM domain at a protein's C-terminus predicts cleavage within the sorting domain, followed by covalent anchoring to some some component of the (usually Gram-negative) cell surface. Many PEP-CTERM proteins exhibit an unusual sequence composition that includes large numbers of potential glycosylation sites. Expression of one such protein has been shown restore the ability of a bacterium to form floc, a type of biofilm.), whose amino-acid sequence MRYKEMMKYMIVIGCVAVGSAQASIYFGEYHGTTTDPGTAAFTQLGNATSGDTILGYDIMADVGNNPQYGIFTGNTPTGNTRLFRLKADLRGGQNEMIPQAGTALVPTTGGIWNADLWSNVQSGNQAYARFSAENWPDDANTSDLGTPQNGFSEGLNWALFGATDGSGIGSAVDSVGAGVYAVCIVWNDLDSDGNIDTGDNLYLRYILGADSFSEIDTTAELNAAIPEPGTLGLVIAAGSGLVAIRRLFMM is encoded by the coding sequence ATGAGATACAAAGAAATGATGAAGTACATGATCGTGATCGGATGTGTTGCAGTCGGTTCTGCTCAGGCATCGATCTACTTTGGCGAGTATCACGGCACGACAACTGACCCTGGCACGGCTGCCTTTACACAACTCGGCAATGCCACCAGCGGCGATACGATCCTCGGCTACGACATAATGGCAGACGTGGGGAACAATCCCCAGTATGGCATTTTCACTGGGAATACGCCCACAGGCAATACACGGTTGTTTCGCTTAAAAGCTGATCTGCGCGGCGGTCAGAATGAAATGATTCCACAGGCAGGCACTGCGCTGGTTCCCACAACCGGCGGCATATGGAACGCAGATCTGTGGAGTAATGTGCAATCAGGCAATCAGGCTTATGCGAGATTTTCTGCTGAAAACTGGCCGGATGATGCAAATACAAGTGATCTAGGCACCCCACAGAACGGGTTTTCCGAAGGCCTCAACTGGGCGTTGTTCGGGGCTACCGACGGAAGCGGTATCGGTAGCGCCGTTGATTCTGTTGGTGCTGGCGTTTATGCAGTTTGCATCGTATGGAATGACCTCGACTCCGACGGTAATATCGACACGGGCGATAACCTTTATCTTCGCTACATATTGGGCGCCGACAGCTTTTCGGAAATCGATACCACCGCCGAGCTGAATGCAGCCATTCCCGAGCCCGGGACATTGGGGCTGGTGATTGCCGCGGGTAGCGGACTGGTTGCGATCCGTCGGCTGTTCATGATGTAG